A window of the Plasmodium vivax chromosome 12, whole genome shotgun sequence genome harbors these coding sequences:
- a CDS encoding lactate/malate dehydrogenase, putative (encoded by transcript PVX_116615A) yields MTSVKHPKISVLGAGDIGCTLAHMICEKNLGDVVLHDFRKDLPKGRALDILHTRPLNRSRINILGTNEITDIKDSLVVVVTIEVSEREFAEFDEEDIERQVYTSNVKLLKEVSKSIKKHCPQAFVVVTTNPVDCMAKVLQENANIPSHKICGMAGVLHSARLRHNLAEKLRVNPGDVQGFVIGAHGDKMVPLPRYCCVNGIPLHDFTKKGAITEKEISQIVEKTRNTGLELLELLPEGSVCFAPSLAIVEIIEAYLKDLKRVLVCSVPLNGQYGHKGVFAGIPVVIGGKGIEKIIELDLNAQEKELFDDSLKHISYLFENYKHEAVVEEEAKPN; encoded by the exons ATGACCTCAGTTAAGCATCCCAAGATAAGCGTCCTCGGCGCGGGAGACATCGGCTGCACCCTGGCCCACATGATTTGCGAAAAGAACCTGGGCGACGTGGTTCTGCACGACTTCAGAAAGG accTGCCCAAGGGAAGAGCCCTAGACATCCTGCACACGCGCCCCCTCAACCGATCGAGAATTAACATCCTGGGGACGAACGAAATCACAGACATTAAGGACTCCCTAGTGGTGGTCGTGACGATTGAGGTATCCGAAAGGGAGTTCGCAGAatttgatgaagaagataTAGAAAGACAGGTGTATACATCCAACGTGAAGCTACTGAAGGAGGTCTCCAAGTCCATCAAGAAGCACTGCCCTCAAGCCTTCGTCGTGGTCACCACCAACCCCGTTGATTGCATGGCCAAAGTTTTACAGGAAAATGCAAACATCCCCTCCCATAAGATCTGCGGCATGGCCGGCGTTCTTCACAGCGCCAGGCTCAGACACAACCTGGCGGAGAAGCTCAGG gtaaACCCCGGAGACGTCCAAGGATTCGTCATAGGAGCCCACGGAGACAAAATGGTCCCCCTGCCACGCTACTGCTGCGTGAACGGAATCCCACTGCACGACTTCACCAAGAAGGGAGCCATCACGGAGAAAGAGATTAGCCAAATTGTGGAGAAGACAAGGAACACAGGCTTGGAGTTACTCGAGTTATTGCCAGAAGGGTCAGTTTGTTTTGCGCCTTCCTTAGCTATTGTGGAAATTATAGAGGCCTACTTGAAGGACTTGAAGAGAGTGTTGGTATGCTCGGTGCCACTGAATGGCCAGTATGGCCACAAGGGAGTCTTTGCAGGGATCCCTGTGGTCATTGGAGGCAAGGGAATAGAGAAAATCATCGAGCTGGATCTAAATGCTCAAGAAAAGGAGCTCTTTGACGACTCACTAAAGCATATTAGCTACTTGTTCGAGAACTACAAACACGAGGCGGtcgtggaggaggaagccaaGCCAAACTAG